In Lodderomyces elongisporus chromosome 1, complete sequence, the DNA window CTCGCAATTTGAACACCAAATCCAGGGTATTCAGTTACATGAGCCTTGGGCAATGCCCACTCGGGACGATGTCCTTGAGATAATGGTACAGCGAGGGCCATCTCCGAGTATGTCACATCCGCACCCAAAGTCTTCATCAATCGACGATACGGAAGGTTACCCACTGTTGTTAATGGTGAAACAATTTTGGCACGACGAAgattaatcttttttttttcggcAATCTTGAACGGTTGTTCCACATATGAAGCTTCGTTATCTTTTCGCTCCTCCTGTTTTTCATTACCATCAGTGCTAGCTTCCTgctcttctttattttgttttccatcatccttttgttttcgtgACTCCAAAAAGTTAATCACTGGAGTAGATATGTCAAAGttaaatttctttctttgaaGAGCAACCTTGCTTTCACGATCAATAATATTGACTTCATGATTCTTTGGTTTCTCTCGCTCCAATTTCTCTAAGTCTTTAATTAGTTTCTTGGTCTCCTTATTGTAATGCGAATGTAACCACCTACACTTCAAACCGGAAGGACAGTAACCCAAGGCTTCATAAACAGGGCAAGTACCTTCAATATCATCCGACTTTGCAGCCAAGTATTCCTCAATGTTATGGGAGTATTTACAGTTTTCTGCTCCTCCAGCGGCACATTTGGTGTCATCATCCTCTGGGTCAATCATAACCATACACAATCGCACGGCATCTCCTTTCTGTTTCAAGTCACGGTTATGGTTTTGTCCACGTCCcttctttccattttttcctttctttcctttgttgttgttactatTGTTGCCGCTGGCATCTGATGTTTCACGACCTCCACTCTCCGcctcgtcatcgtcatacTCAACAACTTGTAATACATTTGATGAAATCGGAGCCAAATATTCGGGCTTTATTGCAGCCATTCCCTTCACGTATGGTTGCGTGTTTGGCTTTTTACATTCATCTCCATGAACATTTGCCTCATCAAGAGGTCTCTTTTCTTGCACAGtcatgaaagaaaaaaaaaagtttgaaaGTTTTCTTGATTATAAAATGGTTTACAGTCAAAAAGTAAGTTCTTGTTTGTCCAAAGTATATGTGTTTATCTAgatggttttttttttttctttttgtcttttcagtatttaaatttttttttttttttttttttttaatcttcagtttttgcttctgcttctgcttctgcttctgctgctgcatCTCATTTCACAGTCCACTATTCTACATCTGTTTATACATATAGATCAGTGcctatatatattttttcatcatcttcttcttttaatttttttttaattttttttttttttggctcgTTCTCTTGTTGCGCTGCAAAACGATTTCGAGTTCACATCATCGCATCGACTTGAACTCGtattttgaacaaaaaaatagaaaaaaaaaagacaacaaGAAACCAACCATACTTGATAAACGGTGGAACTGAACTTTACCATTGCAACTATTTCATCTTTACCTTTCAACACCATATAATACAGCTCTGTCATGGTGGATGTCAtcgagaagaaaagaaagaaggtgTCTCTCAATGGAGTCGACAGCAAGAAATTAACTAAACCATCGAAAATCTTTAGTCCCTTCCGAGTTTTGGGT includes these proteins:
- the DUS3 gene encoding tRNA-dihydrouridine synthase 3 (BUSCO:EOG09261ZPW); this translates as MTVQEKRPLDEANVHGDECKKPNTQPYVKGMAAIKPEYLAPISSNVLQVVEYDDDEAESGGRETSDASGNNSNNNKGKKGKNGKKGRGQNHNRDLKQKGDAVRLCMVMIDPEDDDTKCAAGGAENCKYSHNIEEYLAAKSDDIEGTCPVYEALGYCPSGLKCRWLHSHYNKETKKLIKDLEKLEREKPKNHEVNIIDRESKVALQRKKFNFDISTPVINFLESRKQKDDGKQNKEEQEASTDGNEKQEERKDNEASYVEQPFKIAEKKKINLRRAKIVSPLTTVGNLPYRRLMKTLGADVTYSEMALAVPLSQGHRPEWALPKAHVTEYPGFGVQIASSKHWAAAKAAEALYKTTSHVSEINLNCGCPIDLLFKQGQGSALLDSPPRLIRIVKAMNASSGDIPVTIKIRTGVKENKNTAVHLVNRVLEETQVAAITLHGRSRQQRYTKEADWDYIEEVGKVVKTWNEKREDEDKEGRDTNPTWFVGNGDVYSHEDWYNGVNREGVDSVMVARGALIKPWIFEEVEAQQYLDKSSTERLAMLEKYAKYAVEHWGSDEYGVSNARRFMCEFLSFTHRYVPVGILERLPAKLNERPPKWIGRNDLETLLGSSDYKDWIKITEMFLGKAGDDFSFIPKHKSNSYEN